From Choristoneura fumiferana chromosome 7, NRCan_CFum_1, whole genome shotgun sequence, the proteins below share one genomic window:
- the LOC141429559 gene encoding uncharacterized protein, giving the protein MAAQTPEGGRRTRAALAEIPLHLDRLRVTPQPPAVVIPQLGLGRATPQPANPQPARATTLGRATPLQPLTNTRLTPNTRERSPALPPGYLSPAASPDEMLIQQRGRKRLPVTWSPDIDLKRNSFHSTVRTPPKVAPGRLSPQKLGVTLRSTPRKRLILSDERSPLTPEKIDFSHISTPKKFKITNSPIKETPPIKRPRIERTLEADFKGPIDVALKGLSPTQLINVIKTITNKHPDIEKEIRMEMPKPDLAPLEERLNYLKSNIFKSLPTSRLTSKTDSPAYSRVATHLGAFKKCVIDQGKTLVESQHWDSVVKYVFLAWSYVRATPVWDNQPHNTARKQCFKALINFCMSALKKGSFDRETLVDAYDKLQGISSDAEEAQSCLKYIQSQIQD; this is encoded by the exons ATGGCAGCACAGACCCCAGAAGGGGGTCGCCGCACCCGTGCCGCCCTCGCCGAGATCCCGCTGCATCTCGACCGCCTGCGCGTGACCCCGCAACCCCCGGCCGTTGTGATCCCCCAGCTAGGTCTAGGCCGCGCAACCCCACAGCCTGCGAACCCGCAACCGGCCCGAGCGACAACCCTAGGCCGGGCAACCCCGCTCCAGCCCCTCACTAATACCCGTCTGACACCTAACACGCGGGAGAGGTCGCCGGCGCTGCCGCCCGGGTACCTCAGCCCCGCGGCGTCACCGGATGAAATGCTGATACAACAACGAG gtcGCAAACGTCTCCCGGTGACATGGTCCCcagacatcgacttgaaacgcAACTCATTCCACTCCACCGTCCGCACGCCGCCCAAGGTCGCCCCGGGCCGTCTTTCCCCTCAAAAGCTAGGCGTAACTTTACGCTCTACGCCCAGAAAACGCCTTATATTAAGCGACGAGCGAAGCCCGCTCACACCCGAGAAAATAGACTTCAGCCACATCAGCACTCCCAAAAAGTTCAAAATCACCAATAGCCCTATTAAAGAGACGCCACCTATCAAACGTCCAAGGATTGAAAGGACTCTTGAGGCCGATTTTAAAGGCCCTATCGACGTGGCTCTCAAAGGTTTAAGCCCAACGCAACTCATTAATGTTATAAAGaccataacaaacaaacatcctGACATAGAAAAGGAGATTCGCATGGAAATGCCAAAGCCTGATTTAGCGCCCTTGGAGGAGCGACTGAACTATTTGAAATCTAATATCTTCAAAAGTCTGCCAACTTCACGTTTGACGTCGAAAACTGATTCACCAGCGTATTCAAGAGTCGCTACGCATTTGGGGGCATTTAAAAAATGCGTCATCGATCAAGGGAAGACGTTGGTGGAATCGCAACATTGGGATTCCGTGGTTAAGTATGTTTTTCTCGCCTGGAGTTACGTTAGGGCTACGCCTGTATGGGACAATCAGCCCCATAATACAGCGAGGAAGCAATGTTTTAAAGCACTGATTAATTTTTGTATGAGCGCTCTGAAGAAAGGCTCTTTTGATAGAGAGACGCTGGTCGATGCTTATGACAAGTTGCAGGGAATTTCGTCTGACGCAGAAGAGGCGCAATCTTGCTTAAAGTACATCCAGAGCCAAATACAAGATTAG